The Paramisgurnus dabryanus chromosome 24, PD_genome_1.1, whole genome shotgun sequence genome contains the following window.
GTCTTGCTGCATAGCTTAAACAGGAGATCGAGATTTATTGAGAATTTCAGGTGTCTGAAACGCGTGAAGGCGCAGGTTCAGCGATGGTCCTCTGATAAGCACAAAGCTGCGTGACACCTAAAATACAAAGAAGCTTCGAATCAAATATAATCATCTGCTTTTcgcatttattatattttaataaaaaaattcagtaaaTGCTTATGCTTCATTGCTTCTAAGaaattgttttacatttttttaaatctttaaaattattatatatatatatatatatatatatatatatatatatatattttttttttttttaatattttatcttCAATAGTTTACTTttctcttaaaaaaaacttctCTTCAAaataccaatttttttattgtttgatagCTAACAATTAGCTTtttcaatttacattttttttcttttatctttatttctttgaattttttttctcaaaatctgTTTTGCCAACCTGTGCCACTATGTGCAAGTATCGGTAACCATAACATACCCTTACAATGCATTGTTACATAATTGCGACGTTGCAATTAATTTTTGCAAAGAGCACTGAAGAGAAATCGTAATAGTTGATATTTACCCGCCCCTAAAGCTAATATGATGCCGATCCAGCCAATGATGTAGGACCACGAGAATTTCCATTCAATGTAACGCTTGCCAAAGAAATGCACAGTCATTCCAGTGTAGATTGCCAAAGCCAAAAGCGCAAAAAACCCTGAAACacagaaaaacacaaatgcacttgtaactagggctgtcacggttatgaaatttggctggcGGATAATTGACtgagaaaaaaattcatgagaATAAAaagtcaaagcaataaaacagacacTAAATCGTCATAATCTTCACAATTTCTttgttaattaaataattttaacacgttgtgattatttaaattaaaatattttgcaaggtttatctagcagtaaatattaatacacataacacatatttaaaagtaatctgatatacaggcgctgcagctcccccttgtgttttttaaagacacgtacaatcattgtggtgatctgaaatcatcgcgatgaggtcaaacaatcgcgatgagacggttatttaatcattgtgacagccctggGTGTAACCaaactaaataaataacttCAGATGTAAAAAAATCGAGTGTTTCGATTTTGGTTTACAGAGTCACTGACAACAAATAGACCCTTTAAATATCTGTCAATGTGATGTTTGTATTCATGTTGGATTTTAAAGCCATTTGAAACTTCTTTAAACAAAAACTGATttcatttaaatacaaatgtatgtatatagcgctttttacaatCTTGCATCGTTTCAAATCAGGTTAGTAAGTAAATAAGAAAATTACCATGGTATTATTGCACATTTTAATGGTCCTCATATAtagattataatttaattaaaaagtaTATCTACTTTATTTGAGACCATAAGGCATTTAGTAAATGAATGTGACATTAAACCATGTTTTTTCAGGATGTGAAAGAAGGAAATGGTCTATAAAAACAGGTGTGTACACCATACACAGAGCATTTGTAATAATACTATGAACTATAATATGATATTACTGCAAACTGTCGCTGCAAGCATGAAATGTACCCAGGAATTACACACCAAAAAAAGTGAAATAgtaaaaatgtaagaaatatTACCCACGTAATGTCTAGAAAttttaagtgtttaaaaaaatatagcttTTTGTTACAAGTTGTATAGGCTAtgttttgacttttcatgcaaggtttaaagtattattttttttattgtgcactttGTTTTACCACATCAATTTTGCGGTATCATAGTATTATACAATCTGTCATATCACAACAATATAGCTGTCTGTATATTTGTTGCATGCCTTTGATTTGTCAGACTTTTAAAGAAAtctttttaataaagttttaatctttttaaaggcggggtgcgtgatttttgaaaaacactttgaaagAGGAAATCCGACTTTATTGCCTGGGTTATGCATGtttggggcgggtctatcaaacaaaaagattattttggggtaggggcgtgtttgtttaggtttgTTTGGCtttcatgcaccccgcctttaatgccACTTCTGTTATTACAGCAAATACCAAATggacatttttactttaaaaaaacacattatatcCAAATGTATTATAAATCATGTTTACAGTGTCTTTCTATGCATGATCTGAATAAAATACACAAATCCTTTCATGAGGAGCCTCCtgtattatttaataatattcaTCCAAAATGACTCTCACTTGATCAGTTTCAAAAACTTGAAACCTTACGTTTCAAAAGAAATCACCAGCAGACTGATCGGTTTACCCACCGGACAGGAGCAGAGCAAAACCTGCAGTCCGAACTCGACTGCTTCTGGGTCGCTTGGATGCAGTGGCGCCCAAAATCACTCCAGCGAAACAGGCGAGCACCGACAGCAACATAAAGGCCCGTGTGGCATCCCAGAATGCTGGAGGACAGACAGAGGCTTTGTCAACATCCTGTTTTCAGTTTATAGATGTAATTTGACTGTTTAGTCTATTACTGACTGGGACAGATTAGACAGAAGATTAGACTGAATATGTTAAAGTTTACATATGAAGTCGTTGGATGTGTTCTCCAGTTTTGTgatgtaacattttattgttgACCTAATGGTGTCAAATGCGATTATAAAAAGCCATAGGCAATGTTTGTCATTCATAAGGTAACCAATATGTTAGTGAATTTCCACTCATCTTTGGAAAATAAATGCAAAACGTATACATTTATAATCAAGAAACATGATAACACTTATTTTTAGAATTTTACTCACACAAATTTGTATAGCATAATCCTAAATGATTTTAGATCCTGTTTTTACTGTACTCACCCACTGTAAGCGTGTGGGCGTGGCACTTGCGATTGATGCAAAACCTCCAGAGGCCCTGATTGGCTGCATTTCCAGAATACCGATACTGCATCCAGTAGTCTGTTGCTGTGGAGATGACAAGGAGCACAAGGGCCGCCGCTCCAGAAAGTGTGGCCCCGCCTACTAGTGTGAACACCATGAAGGAGAGGCCCGTGACAGTGTCCTCCTGCAGATTTAGGACATGAGGGGACATTAAGTCTTTAAGTATGGATAAATTGACATTTAGATTTTAGGACATATTTATATTGTAATAACAATATAACTGCACATAACACTGAACGCATTACCTATAGAATTAGATAAAAAGCATATCAAAAACATGAAACAATATTTTATAgcaacttaaaggaaaacaccaccgtttttcaatattttactatgttcgtacctaaacttagacaaattaatacatacctatgtTTTTTCAAAGCAtgcatttaatctttgtacagcgtgtcgtgaatgtgttagcatttagcctagccccattcattccttaggatccaaacaaagatgaatttagaagccaccaaacacttccatgttttccctatgagtagttacacgagtatatatggtggcacaaaataaaacgaggcaatttttaagtggataaaaaatgagaactatattgtatggcggaagagcacttagtttgcagcactcggcgcgcagtaacatcatcgctcctgactactccccctctcgctcaaacttcagTCAATATTACTGTGCCTGAGGTGGAATGCTTCAAACCAAGTACAATATAGTCCTCATTTtaatctgcttaaaaaaaaaatcgccacattttattgtgtgccaccatacttactcgtgtaactactcatagggaaaacatggaagtgtttggtgtcttctaaattcatccctaattagatcctaaggaatgaatggggctaggctaaatgctcacacattcacaaggcgctgtacaaagattaagtgcatgcattgaataaagataggtatgtatttatatttgactaagttgaggtaagaacatagtaaaatattgaaaaacggtggtgttttcctttaagttgctttaaaaaaaaaaaaagagcatTAAACTGCTTATTTTAGTAGAAGtagtaaaaagtattttttgtaaaaaattatgGTAACAGTTATTATTAGTACtgtcaaataataaaaatgaaataaaagtaattgtAATCTTAAAAATAGTAGAATTATTAAAAGCAATATTACTATACCATtactataaaataataatagtgaaatttaatgaataaaaatgcatttctaTTGCAAATATCTAATTAATCATATAAATATATCTTCAAAAACTATTTGTTTTCAGATAACCTTTAAAAATTGTTTtgcaattatatattttataataatatactttttaatactgGCTTTtg
Protein-coding sequences here:
- the lim2.2 gene encoding lens intrinsic membrane protein 2.2, which produces MVFTLVGGATLSGAAALVLLVISTATDYWMQYRYSGNAANQGLWRFCINRKCHAHTLTVAFWDATRAFMLLSVLACFAGVILGATASKRPRSSRVRTAGFALLLSGFFALLALAIYTGMTVHFFGKRYIEWKFSWSYIIGWIGIILALGAGVTQLCAYQRTIAEPAPSRVSDT